In Toxoplasma gondii ME49 chromosome X, whole genome shotgun sequence, a single genomic region encodes these proteins:
- a CDS encoding hypothetical protein (encoded by transcript TGME49_235140) has translation MRIVTSYHIVPLSQAICIVSLFFVPKLFLIEERDDVSQFRTVMLGVEAADSSSGVRTSGPGLAAPQAASEATAPPNQESPPARPRRQPPRAVRAAPQAASEATAPPDQESPPARPRRQPPRAVRAAPQAASEATAPPDQESPPARPSRRALRERRHAPVEQTAAAQGASGGRRVPDTGHLASLSARQHSLGGAASVRSTRSNPASNVERWSRGLAYARRTRLAYGPYRDNQDSLIHYPRRENPRPWMLAAARELASLLPPGERDRFIAGVNVDVPGTEEQRHGISFPQAENVLQKRLPLKKRPSYRPVESPAVSQDPSTSHLPVMEFQPGGSPRGVVAPVTTSLDRQRGESDPSSSQKGASPPSAGVVSVGGMTSSRRSPSPVRSTLSYPSPSLDVPRTVSGDGASGQLMETNISPARKPSSRARPTVIVRPSTTVIDVPDIIQ, from the exons ATGCGAATTGTTACAAGCTACCATATTGTGCCTTTGTCACAGGCGATATGTattgtttctctttttttcgtgccTAAACTCTTTTTAATTGAAGAACGGGATGACGTCAGTCAGTTCCGAACGGTGATGCTCGGTGTCGAAGCAGCGGACAGCAGCTCAG GAGTACGAACCTCCGGACCGGGTTTGGCAGCACCACAAGCCGCTTCCGAAGCCACTGCTCCTCCTAACCAGGAGAGTCCCCCTGCTCGACCAA GACGTCAACCCCCCAGAGCGGTTAGGGCAGCACCACAAGCCGCTTCCGAAGCCACTGCTCCTCCTGACCAGGAGAGTCCCCCTGCTCGACCAA GACGTCAACCCCCCAGAGCGGTTAGGGCAGCACCACAAGCCGCTTCCGAAGCCACTGCTCCTCCTGACCAGGAGAGTCCCCCTGCTCGACCAAGTCGACGTGCTCTTCGTGAAC GACGTCATGCCCCCGTAGAGCAGACGGCAGCAGCACAAGGAGCTTCTGGAGGCAGGCGAGTTCCTGATACTGGCCATCTTGCTTCGTTGTCTGCACGACAGCACTCCCTTGGAG GTGCGGCGTCAGTCAGGTCGACAAGGAGTAACCCGGCAAGCAATGTTGAAAGATGGAGTAGAGGATTGGCATACGCGAGACGAACTCGTTTAGCTTACGGCCCCTACAGAGACAACCAAGACTCTCTCATACATTACCCACGTCGGGAAAATCCTCGTCCTTGGATGTTGGCTGCTGCCCGGGAATTAGCGAGTTTGTTGCCgccaggcgagagagacagattcATTGCAGGCGTCAATGTGGATGTACCCGGTAccgaagagcagagacatGGTATTTCTTTTCCCCAAGCAGAGAATGTGTTACAGAAGAGGCTGCCTCTAAAGAAACGGCCTTCATATCGTCCTGTAGAGAGTCCTGCGGTTTCACAAG ACCCCTCCACTTCACACTTGCCAGTCATGGAGTTTCAACCTGGTGGTAGTCCACGAGGAGTGGTCGCGCCTGTTACCACCAGTCTTGACAGACAGCGCGGTGAATCAGACCCTTCAAGTTCACAAAAGGGAGCCTCGCCTCCGTCGGCGGGGGTTGTATCTGTAGGAGGCATGACGTCGAGTCGACGCAGTCCTTCACCAGTGCGCTCGACGTTATCTTACCCATCTCCATCTCTCGATGTTCCTCGGACCGTCTCCGGAGATGGTGCATCAGGGCAGTTGATGGAGACAAACATCTCACCAGCTAGAAAGCCAAGTAGCAGGGCGAGACCAACTGTGATAGTCAGGCCGTCAACAACAGTGATCGATGTGCCTGATATAATTCAGTAA
- a CDS encoding transmembrane protein (encoded by transcript TGME49_235130~Signal peptide predicted by SignalP 2.0 HMM (probability 0.596) with cleavage site probability 0.372 at residue 25): MFVLDPAAICCCAVTCCCGVGSVCAYRKRQSIPHPSECALIGKMYRLCGCHDHDKFDVLIEIHEIHDLTQSGKFFVEVHAGRSEERTGVCSAKKGRVEIQERVNIHVRQADKTLTVRVKKQGLTSTEAIGDAVIGVKSELIDGAFPKRQSFFCQKDGKTACKIVLSFHRLDTGNVSLGDFQMSPLLHQALLIAQSEAEARGETLQVDILNMTEVERLRFLSKVLEGPLKQMSSIGGAWKNLYFRAAERRNGKWEWQYWSSKDDCMSGIKKRGAYSFMAISLVLPDKHDRHCFYIRYHDTGGVHDLFFKRVDRDRNLWSDGLFEFIEKLREYLEKHPEVAMSGRGGHSSRREKKKEGDVGGSRTPRKRDGKVLTPRTGASDDAGDDGIRGRSPRGSDRRALSHRSFVDPAELAEKRRVLSPRETAADEMTRPRASVLKGRMIEGLMYDRSLQPGEKNEEASEADERPRERTEGVEYEREEEQPLLFTQ, from the exons ATGTTTGTCCTCGACCCTGCAGCGATTTGCTGCTGTGCCGTCACATGCTGCTGCGGTGTGGGGAGTGTCTGCGCCTATCGAAAAAGGCAGTCAATTCCTCATCCGTCGGAATGCGCGTTGATTGGGAAGATGTATCGTCTGTGTGGTTGTCACGACCACGACAAATTCGACGTGCTCATAGAGATCCACGAAATCCACGACCTGACACAGTCGGGGAAATTCTTCGTcgaggtgcatgcaggccgCTCCGAAGAGAGAACCGGCGTCTGCTCAGCCAAAAAAGGACGAGTCGAAATCCAG GAGCGCGTGAATATCCATGTACGCCAAGCAGACAAGACTCTCACTGTGCGTGTCAAGAAGCAGGGGCTCACGTCAACAGAGGCTATCGGCGACGCGGTCATCGGTGTGAAGTCCGAACTCATCGACGGAGCTTTTCCCAAGCGACAGTCGTTCTTTTGTCAAAAAGACGGGAAAACTGCCTGTAAAATTGTG CTGTCCTTTCATCGGCTAGACACAGGGAATGTCTCCCTCGGTGACTTCCAGATGAGCCCCTTGCTTCATCAAGCGCTACTGATTGCACAGTCCGAGGCTGAAGCCCGGGGCGAGACGCTACAAGTCGACATCCTGAACATGACGGAGGTAGAACGCCTGCGCTTCCTGTCAAAGGTGTTGGAGGGGCCTTTGAAGCAAATGAGCTCGATTGGCGGTGCCTGGAAGAACTTATACTTCCGTGCTgccgagagacgaaacgggaAGTGGGAGTGGCAGTACTGGTCCTCGAAGGACGACTGCATG AGCGGCATAAAGAAGCGAGGGGCGTACTCGTTTATGGCGATTTCACTGGTACTTCCAGACAAGCATGATCGGCATTGTTTCTATATACGTTACCACGACACGGGAGGGGTACACGACCTCTTTTTCAAACGCGTAGATCGGGATCGGAATTTGTGGTCAGATGGTCTCTTCGAATTCATTGAGAAGCTGCGCGAGTATTTGGAGAAGCATCCCGAGGTAGCGATGTCGGGGCGAGGCGGTCACTCAtccagaagagaaaagaagaaagaaggcgatgTCGGAGGGAGCAGAACACCCAGGAAGCGCGATGGCAAGGTGTTGACACCGAGAACTGGAGCGTCGGACGACGCGGGGGACGATGGAATCAGGGGCAGAAGTCCACGCGGATCAGACCGAAGGGCCTTGTCACATCGAAGCTTTGTAGATCCGGCTGAGCTAGCCGAGAAACGACGCGTTCTGTCACcgagagaaactgcagcAGATGAAATGACGAGGCCCCGTGCTTCAGTCCTCAAAGGGAGAATGATCGAAGGATTGATGTACGACAGATCTTTACAACcgggggagaagaacgaagaggcaagcgaggcagacgaaagaCCACGGGAACGAACCGAAGGAGTTGAGTAcgaacgcgaagaggagCAACCCTTACTTTTTACTCAGTAA
- a CDS encoding transporter, major facilitator family protein (encoded by transcript TGME49_235150~Predicted trans-membrane domain (TMHMM2.0):123-146:168-186:192-215:218-241:261-284:293-313:338-361:380-403:409-432:441-464:470-493:502-525) has protein sequence MAPRYHSAAEADTGVCGETKSRDSDALYDLPLRDPEEDQTTVALHPGSGEERFPVFQSEFTSVPVSDGGANGVTYPVGGSRKEQDEISSRGPPAYSLEIRGKTSEQLAESGADDEGTNGEKQSLLVPCLAVFSSNYNFTVTSIALFLMNQDPLYKDASDTVVGSSTVKMLSYAGAIVGMCTMGYLGDLIGRRLAMILTLALVFIGALLSSICAWGDGVTVLVIMGVCRFVLGVGSGGVYPLSAVSAAEGAGSEKSNDRSMRVSWAYSMNVPGIMFPYIVALVLWCTTHNVDVCFRILLGFGALPALLIWLPAWRMKEDRAYVAKDFAKHLAGVFVSRSYWRQLLGTGVCWLLYDVTAYGILLVQPEITQSIWGNSSSVTDVIWQNIILNGMGIPGCFMGILVLKQMGVKWLQFWGFVGLAVSAFLMAATVEILQGKAWAQLVLLCIVNFFINWGASITTFILPSLVFPPEVRSTYSGISAALGKIGAVGGIYTMKAILSTGGLTPMMICAGVPSLAAAILTWFYVDPVPNTLRSSFLQCFGSLAGSCPFIDCRKFRRGSRAFE, from the coding sequence ATGGCGCCGCGTTATCATTCTGCAGCGGAGGCTGACACGGGGGTATGTGGGGAGACGAAGTCCCGCGACAGCGATGCCCTCTACGATTTGCCACTTAGGGATCCCGAAGAGGATCAGACAACAGTTGCGTTGCATCCAGgttctggagaagagagatttCCGGTCTTTCAGTCTGAGTTCACTTCGGTTCCCGTGTCAGATGGTGGAGCAAATGGTGTCACCTACCCGGTAGGAGGATCTCGGAAAGAGCAAGACGAGATTTCTTCACGTGGGCCACCTGCCTACAGTCTCGAGATAAGAGGAAAGACGTCAGAACAACTCGCTGAAAGCGGAGCGGATGACGAAGGCAccaatggagagaaacaaagctTGTTAGTTCCTTGCCTGGCGGTTTTTTCCAGCAACTATAACTTCACGGTTACTTCAATTGCATTGTTTTTGATGAATCAAGATCCCTTGTATAAGGATGCCAGTGACACTGTAGTAGGTAGTAGCACTGTGAAGATGCTTTCTTATGCTGGAGCGATTGTAGGGATGTGTACAATGGGTTACTTGGGAGACCTCATTGGGCGAAGGCTTGCCATGATTTTAACGCTTGCTCTTGTTTTTATTGGTGCCCTTTTGTCCTCCATTTGTGCTTGGGGGGACGGAGTGACTGTTCTTGTTATAATGGGTGTCTGCAGGTTTGTTCTAGGAGTGGGCTCGGGAGGCGTCTACCCTTTGTCAGCCGTGAGTGCGGCAGAAGGCGCCGGCTCTGAGAAGTCTAATGACCGAAGCATGCGAGTTTCCTGGGCATACAGCATGAATGTGCCTGGAATTATGTTTCCTTACATTGTGGCTCTCGTCTTGTGGTGCACTACACATAACGTCGATGTTTGTTTCCGTATCCTCCTGGGATTCGGCGCGCTTCCTGCTCTGCTGATCTGGTTACCTGCTTGGAGAATGAAGGAGGACAGAGCCTACGTGGCGAAAGACTTCGCAAAACACTTGGCGGGAGTCTTTGTCAGTCGCAGTTACTGGCGTCAGCTTCTTGGCACCGGCGTATGCTGGTTGTTGTATGATGTGACGGCATACGGTATTTTGTTGGTCCAGCCAGAAATCACACAGTCAATTTGGGGCAACAGTTCGTCGGTAACTGATGTCATTTGGCAAAACATCATTTTGAACGGTATGGGAATACCGGGATGTTTTATGGGGATTCTTGTTCTCAAGCAAATGGGAGTCAAATGGCTGCAATTTTGGGGGTTTGTTGGCTTGGccgtttctgcctttcttaTGGCTGCTACGGTTGAAATCTTACAAGGGAAAGCGTGGGCACAACTGGTTTTGCTATGTATCGTCAATTTCTTTATCAATTGGGGTGCGTCCATCACAACATTCAttctcccgtctctcgtcttccctccaGAAGTCCGAAGTACCTACTCTGGAATCAGCGCGGCTCTGGGCAAAATTGGTGCAGTAGGCGGAATCTATACTATGAAAGCGATTCTGAGTACCGGCGGGCTTACGCCCATGATGATATGTGCCGGCGTCCCGTCTCTTGCAGCAGCTATTCTCACGTGGTTTTATGTCGACCCTGTGCCAAATACGTTGCGCAGCTCTTTTCTACAGTGTTTCGGAAGCCTTGCAGGGTCTTGCCCGTTTATCGATTGTCGTAAGTTCCGGAGAGGATCTCGGGCGTTTGAGTAG